One segment of Acropora muricata isolate sample 2 chromosome 8, ASM3666990v1, whole genome shotgun sequence DNA contains the following:
- the LOC136925527 gene encoding uncharacterized protein: MAGRSSRVTETPTRFQDGRCDLLMTEVVNSFVVGHWAVARKMVDRHVSKHTTNVVSVESEVADKQPKEVYEHVLSTFSKEGDLILGNGKGLLAGLSMKRPSVYIDQWTEENAQWHLLENIKEQSQFNCDSP, translated from the exons ATGGCTGGCAGATCATCGCGTGTTACAGAAACTCCAACTCGCTTTCAAGACGGTCGATGCG ACCTTCTCATGACTGAGGTAGTCAACTCATTTGTTGTGGGGCATTGGGCAGTGGCTAGAAAAATGGTGGACAGACATGTGTCCAAGCACACAACAAATGTGGTTTCAGTGGAGAGTGAAGTTGCAGACAAACAGCCAAAGGAAGTTTATGAGCATGTTCTATCAACGTTTTCTAAGGAAGGGGATCTCATCCTtggaaatg gaaaAGGATTGCTCGCTGGATTGAGTATGAAAAGGCCATCTGTTTACATTGATCAGTGGACAGAGGAAAATGCCCAGTGGCATCTTCTAGAGAATATTAAGGAACAATCACAGTTCAATTGTGACTCACCGTAA